In Lacibacter sp. H375, one DNA window encodes the following:
- a CDS encoding alpha-N-arabinofuranosidase encodes MNTSIKMKKTFLTAALSIAALAGLFAQQNSATINTDAGKHIINKNIYGHFAEHLGACIYGGFYVGDTNKIIPNTNGVRNDIIDALKKLKVPNLRWPGGCFADTYHWKDGIGPKANRPSIVNRWWGGVTEDNSFGTHDFLNMCELIGATPYLAGNVGSGTVQELADWVEYVNGKPNTSPMSNLRVKNGRLQPWNVTIWGVGNEAWGCGGNMKPEYYSNLFRQYSTYMTDWSNSDKLFRVASGANVDNYNWTEVLMRDIPHNMMEGVALHHYAHLKWTEKGSATNYNEAQYFATMKSALRMEELVTRHSTIMDKYDPEKRVALVVDEWGGWYEVEPGTNPGFLYQQNTIRDAMIAGVTLNIFNNHSDRVRMANLAQTVNVLQAVILTNKEKMITTPTYHVMEMYNVHQDATMLPLQLTTNDYVFGNEKLPAISVSASKNSAGVTHISLVNIDASKEQTISIDLRGAKYNTVTGRILTSKKLQDYNSFDEPNKIQPSVFNGAKLIGTTLQLKLPPFSVVVLTLK; translated from the coding sequence ATGAATACTTCGATCAAAATGAAAAAAACATTTTTAACTGCGGCATTATCGATCGCAGCTTTGGCCGGTTTATTTGCGCAGCAAAATTCAGCAACTATTAATACAGATGCCGGCAAACACATCATTAATAAAAACATTTACGGTCACTTTGCCGAGCACTTAGGTGCTTGTATTTATGGAGGGTTCTACGTAGGTGATACCAATAAAATCATTCCCAATACAAACGGTGTAAGAAACGATATCATCGATGCTTTAAAAAAATTAAAAGTTCCGAATTTACGTTGGCCTGGTGGTTGCTTTGCAGATACCTATCATTGGAAAGACGGCATAGGTCCGAAAGCAAACCGTCCTTCTATTGTAAACCGTTGGTGGGGAGGAGTAACCGAAGACAATAGTTTTGGTACACACGATTTTTTAAACATGTGTGAGTTGATAGGTGCAACACCTTACCTCGCAGGAAATGTGGGAAGTGGTACTGTACAGGAACTGGCCGATTGGGTGGAATATGTAAATGGAAAACCCAATACAAGCCCCATGAGCAATCTGCGTGTAAAGAACGGCCGCTTACAACCATGGAATGTTACTATATGGGGTGTAGGTAATGAAGCATGGGGATGCGGTGGCAACATGAAGCCTGAATATTATTCAAATTTGTTTCGTCAATATTCAACTTATATGACCGATTGGTCTAATAGTGATAAGCTGTTTCGTGTGGCATCAGGAGCAAACGTAGATAATTATAATTGGACAGAAGTATTGATGCGTGATATTCCGCATAACATGATGGAAGGTGTGGCACTGCATCACTATGCCCACTTAAAATGGACGGAAAAAGGATCAGCCACTAATTATAACGAAGCTCAGTATTTCGCAACAATGAAGTCGGCGCTTCGTATGGAAGAACTGGTAACAAGACATTCAACTATCATGGATAAATATGATCCGGAAAAACGTGTTGCATTGGTTGTAGACGAGTGGGGTGGCTGGTATGAAGTTGAACCGGGAACTAATCCAGGTTTTCTTTATCAGCAAAATACAATCCGTGATGCAATGATCGCCGGAGTTACGCTTAACATCTTTAATAACCACAGCGATCGGGTACGTATGGCAAACCTTGCACAAACAGTAAATGTCCTGCAAGCCGTTATTCTTACCAATAAAGAAAAGATGATTACAACGCCAACATATCATGTAATGGAAATGTACAATGTACATCAGGATGCAACGATGCTTCCGCTCCAGCTTACAACAAATGATTATGTGTTTGGTAATGAAAAATTGCCGGCGATATCTGTATCAGCTTCAAAAAATTCAGCAGGTGTTACACATATTTCATTGGTAAATATTGATGCATCAAAAGAGCAAACTATCAGCATTGATTTGCGTGGTGCGAAGTACAATACTGTTACAGGCCGTATTCTTACTTCGAAAAAGCTACAAGATTATAACTCATTTGATGAGCCAAACAAAATTCAACCCTCTGTTTTCAATGGAGCAAAGTTAATCGGAACAACTTTACAGTTAAAGCTCCCTCCATTTTCAGTTGTTGTTTTAACCTTGAAATAA
- a CDS encoding RagB/SusD family nutrient uptake outer membrane protein, which translates to MKKISILIISCLFVISGCDKKLDLVNPNLLTSSDYWKTKEQAYAGVTAIYNALTVDGSYMRSFPGLTDSRGDDFTGDSPWLDLVLTGQFIIPSTSAPVFWIWREFYLVINRANQVIFYVSKYDESVLPAAEKNRLLGQAYFLRGLAYYNLATTFKEVPVITEPITTPADYSTPTATEEVLWNQIFSDFAAAETNLPITYTNVTGLDAGQKGRATKGAAAGMLAKSYLFRKDYAKAGTQLEKFFAGGPLANVYSLMPDYRDNFRDVNENNAESLFEVQFTEGVGTDINWCCDPVGSWKQVQAISVTYGMEGAGFSDYLPTRWIYDEYKLEQTVDGKSDPRLLVTIASYEPADNSTMAYGRPWFNPINRIYPRKYTNDGVGNGKPFEGAAESGINYRILRYADILLMYAEVLNETNRTSQAYPFIQQVRTRAKLPNLATVKPNMTQAQMRDQIAHERALEFAIEGQRINDIIRWGWLYDATKLAQLKAHDADFNFWKPGKEYLPIPQQELDVNKNLKPNSAN; encoded by the coding sequence ATGAAAAAAATATCGATTCTCATCATCAGTTGCTTGTTTGTTATCAGCGGATGCGACAAGAAACTTGATTTGGTAAACCCGAATTTATTAACCTCATCAGATTACTGGAAAACCAAAGAGCAGGCCTATGCAGGTGTAACAGCAATTTACAATGCATTGACTGTTGATGGTTCTTACATGCGTTCATTTCCCGGTTTAACAGATAGTCGTGGCGATGATTTTACAGGTGACAGTCCATGGCTCGACCTGGTATTGACAGGGCAGTTTATCATACCATCAACTTCCGCTCCTGTATTCTGGATTTGGAGAGAGTTCTATCTTGTGATTAACAGAGCCAACCAGGTAATTTTCTATGTAAGCAAATACGATGAATCTGTATTGCCTGCAGCAGAAAAAAACAGACTGCTTGGTCAGGCATATTTCCTTCGTGGATTGGCTTACTATAACCTCGCTACCACGTTTAAAGAAGTTCCTGTAATTACAGAACCAATTACAACTCCCGCAGATTACAGTACACCAACTGCAACAGAAGAAGTTTTATGGAATCAGATATTTTCCGATTTTGCTGCCGCAGAAACCAATCTTCCAATTACATATACGAATGTTACAGGTTTGGATGCGGGTCAAAAAGGTAGAGCTACAAAAGGTGCAGCAGCGGGCATGTTGGCCAAATCGTATTTATTCAGAAAAGATTATGCAAAGGCTGGCACACAATTAGAGAAATTTTTCGCTGGTGGCCCCTTAGCAAATGTTTACTCGTTAATGCCTGATTACCGTGACAATTTCAGAGATGTAAACGAGAATAATGCAGAATCACTTTTTGAAGTTCAGTTTACAGAAGGCGTTGGCACCGATATTAACTGGTGTTGTGATCCTGTTGGTTCATGGAAACAAGTGCAGGCAATTTCTGTTACATACGGAATGGAAGGTGCTGGCTTTTCAGATTACCTGCCTACACGTTGGATATATGATGAATACAAACTGGAACAAACAGTTGATGGGAAAAGCGATCCTCGTCTGTTAGTAACAATTGCATCATATGAACCAGCAGACAATTCAACAATGGCTTATGGCCGTCCATGGTTCAATCCGATAAACAGAATTTATCCAAGAAAATATACAAATGATGGCGTGGGTAACGGTAAACCATTTGAAGGAGCAGCCGAATCGGGCATCAACTACAGAATCCTGCGTTATGCTGATATTTTGTTGATGTATGCCGAAGTGTTAAATGAAACAAACAGAACCAGTCAGGCTTATCCATTCATTCAGCAAGTGAGAACAAGAGCAAAGCTTCCAAACCTCGCTACTGTAAAGCCAAACATGACGCAAGCGCAGATGCGTGACCAGATTGCACACGAAAGAGCTTTGGAATTTGCAATTGAAGGGCAACGTATCAATGATATTATTCGTTGGGGATGGTTGTATGATGCAACAAAACTTGCCCAATTAAAAGCGCATGATGCTGACTTCAATTTTTGGAAACCAGGTAAAGAATACCTTCCAATCCCGCAACAGGAACTGGATGTAAATAAAAATCTTAAACCTAATTCAGCAAACTAA
- a CDS encoding VCBS repeat-containing protein, which produces MYNGSGVGVGDFNNDGLQDLFFAGSMVSSKLYINKGDFKFEDITTQAGITTNRWCTGVTVIDINNDGFQDVYVSSSHSANAEQRKNQLFINDGKLHFTDQAEAYGLADTGYSTQAAFLDFDKDGDLDMYLLNHRLYSHTANNLQPKDTSGTSLAQDKLYMNLGVSAGKNHPVFKDVSLQAGIKEDGYGLGIVVTDANQDNWPDIYVANDYIGNDLLWLNNQDGTFSNSISSSLKYQSYNSMGVDAADINNDLLPDLVTLDMLPDTNERKKMMLNSSNQEKFDMQQRLGYEPAYMRNMLHLNNGNRQVKNKQVPFYSEIGQMAGIFETDWSWSVLMADFDNDGWKDMHITNGLGKDVTNNDYATFRNSQTHVTNYTFGGGTSQKPLDTNTIASLRKEIDEYGSVKMDNYFFRNNGDLTFNNITSQTGFAIPSISSGAAYADLDNDGDLDLVVNNINQEAFVWKNELRQSISDSTENFLSVQLKGSSTNTAGLGCKLVVYSNGKQQIIEQSPVRGFSSSVDFRLHFGIGTATIIDSLRVQWQDNKVELLTSIKCNQQLVVNYKDAHESTSAKKQSIGHTLFAEISVPGFDYKHAEVQNFDFGTHQPLLQRYSQLGPCIATGDMNGDGLADFFVGGAANQSGQLFFQKPDGSFASTNLVEGMKPEEDLGAVLFDTDADADLDLLIVGGSFEFTVAKYNQPRLYINDGRGKFLYDASALPLITDITEAITVADYDGDKDVDVFIGGRLTPQQYPQSPRSYLLQNNKGKFTDVTKAVSPGLEFPGMINAAQFTDFNNDNKPDLVLSGEFTLIRFFKNENNKLIEVTGETGLTKMRGFWRSLQQADLDKDGDMDYVVGNMGYNNRYRLTADKPMELYAKDMDKNGSIDLIPAYYIKNKNGKVALYPALDRNQLAEQVPAVKKKYLLHKDYSAVTMKQLVNDFGADDWTVLTCETFSSVWIENEGNGKFKTHVLPVQVQFAPVNDIIVDDVDADGFLDILVAGNEYQMAASTGRYDASYGLFLKGNGKGEFVPVNATASGLVIDGDVKDMKLISISNKGKVLLVAPNDGKLKTFSVKQ; this is translated from the coding sequence ATGTATAATGGATCCGGTGTGGGAGTTGGTGATTTTAACAATGACGGCCTGCAGGATCTGTTTTTTGCCGGAAGTATGGTTAGCAGTAAACTTTACATTAACAAAGGCGATTTTAAATTTGAAGACATAACTACTCAGGCAGGTATTACAACCAACAGGTGGTGTACAGGCGTAACAGTGATCGATATTAATAACGATGGGTTTCAGGATGTATATGTTTCTTCTTCTCATTCGGCCAACGCCGAACAAAGAAAAAATCAGTTGTTTATTAATGATGGTAAACTTCATTTTACCGATCAGGCAGAGGCATATGGTTTGGCTGATACCGGTTACTCAACACAGGCAGCCTTTCTCGACTTTGATAAAGATGGTGATTTGGATATGTATTTACTAAATCACCGGCTTTATAGTCATACAGCAAATAATCTTCAACCTAAAGATACCAGTGGTACTTCTCTTGCACAGGATAAGCTCTACATGAATTTGGGTGTGTCTGCAGGCAAGAATCATCCTGTATTTAAAGATGTTTCACTACAGGCAGGTATAAAAGAAGATGGTTATGGATTGGGTATTGTTGTTACAGATGCAAACCAGGATAACTGGCCGGATATTTATGTTGCCAATGATTATATCGGTAACGACCTTTTATGGCTGAATAATCAGGACGGTACATTCTCTAACAGTATTTCGTCTTCATTGAAATACCAAAGCTATAACAGCATGGGGGTGGATGCAGCCGATATCAATAACGATCTGCTTCCCGATCTTGTAACATTGGATATGCTTCCCGACACTAATGAACGTAAGAAGATGATGCTCAACAGCAGCAACCAGGAAAAATTTGATATGCAGCAACGACTTGGATATGAGCCTGCTTACATGCGAAACATGCTTCATCTTAATAACGGTAATCGCCAGGTGAAAAATAAACAGGTTCCGTTTTACAGTGAAATCGGTCAAATGGCAGGCATATTTGAAACTGACTGGAGCTGGAGCGTACTTATGGCCGATTTTGATAATGATGGCTGGAAAGACATGCATATCACCAATGGGTTGGGTAAAGACGTAACCAATAATGATTATGCTACGTTTAGAAATTCACAAACACATGTAACCAATTATACATTTGGTGGCGGCACTTCTCAAAAACCGTTAGACACAAACACAATCGCATCGCTGCGAAAAGAAATTGATGAATATGGCAGCGTTAAAATGGATAATTATTTTTTCCGTAACAACGGCGATCTCACATTTAATAATATCACATCCCAAACTGGTTTTGCTATTCCATCTATTTCCAGTGGAGCTGCCTATGCAGACCTTGATAATGATGGCGATCTCGATCTGGTAGTAAACAATATTAACCAAGAAGCATTTGTTTGGAAAAATGAACTTCGTCAATCAATTTCCGATAGTACAGAGAATTTTCTTTCAGTACAACTCAAAGGCTCATCAACTAATACTGCAGGTTTAGGTTGTAAGCTGGTTGTTTATTCAAATGGTAAACAGCAGATCATTGAGCAATCACCCGTAAGAGGTTTTTCATCCAGTGTTGATTTCAGACTTCATTTCGGCATCGGAACTGCCACAATTATTGATTCACTTAGAGTGCAATGGCAGGATAATAAAGTAGAATTGCTTACGTCTATTAAATGTAACCAACAGCTTGTTGTAAATTATAAAGATGCGCATGAAAGTACATCTGCAAAAAAACAGTCTATTGGTCATACTTTGTTTGCTGAAATAAGTGTACCAGGCTTTGATTACAAACATGCCGAAGTTCAAAATTTTGATTTTGGTACACATCAACCTTTACTTCAACGATATTCACAATTAGGCCCCTGTATTGCAACAGGAGATATGAACGGTGATGGTCTTGCAGATTTTTTTGTGGGCGGTGCCGCCAACCAATCCGGTCAATTGTTTTTTCAAAAACCAGATGGAAGCTTTGCTTCAACCAATCTTGTTGAAGGCATGAAGCCTGAAGAAGATTTAGGTGCCGTTTTGTTTGATACTGATGCTGACGCTGATCTTGACCTGTTAATTGTTGGAGGCAGTTTTGAATTTACCGTAGCAAAATACAATCAACCACGACTTTATATTAATGACGGCAGGGGTAAATTTTTATATGATGCATCAGCTTTGCCGCTTATAACGGATATTACTGAGGCAATAACTGTAGCTGATTATGATGGAGATAAGGATGTGGATGTTTTTATTGGCGGTCGATTAACTCCGCAGCAATATCCACAATCGCCACGCAGCTATTTATTGCAGAATAACAAAGGAAAATTTACTGATGTAACGAAAGCAGTAAGTCCGGGGTTGGAATTTCCCGGGATGATTAATGCTGCACAGTTTACCGATTTCAATAACGATAACAAGCCTGATCTTGTATTGTCCGGGGAATTTACACTGATCCGTTTTTTCAAAAATGAAAATAACAAATTGATTGAAGTAACAGGCGAAACAGGTCTTACAAAAATGCGTGGTTTCTGGCGTTCATTACAACAGGCCGATCTGGATAAGGATGGCGATATGGATTATGTTGTTGGGAACATGGGTTACAACAATCGATATCGTCTTACTGCTGATAAGCCAATGGAACTGTATGCAAAGGATATGGATAAGAACGGATCCATTGATTTGATTCCTGCATATTATATCAAAAATAAAAATGGGAAAGTAGCGCTTTATCCGGCTTTAGATCGAAATCAATTAGCCGAACAGGTGCCTGCTGTTAAGAAAAAATATTTACTGCATAAGGATTATTCAGCTGTAACAATGAAGCAATTGGTGAACGATTTTGGTGCGGATGATTGGACAGTTTTAACCTGCGAAACCTTTTCGTCTGTTTGGATTGAGAACGAAGGGAATGGAAAATTTAAAACACATGTGTTGCCTGTACAGGTTCAGTTTGCGCCGGTAAACGATATTATAGTGGATGATGTTGATGCAGATGGTTTTCTGGATATACTGGTTGCAGGTAATGAATATCAAATGGCAGCAAGTACCGGACGGTATGATGCATCTTACGGACTTTTCTTAAAGGGTAATGGTAAAGGGGAGTTTGTTCCTGTTAATGCAACAGCGAGTGGATTGGTAATTGATGGAGATGTAAAGGATATGAAGTTGATTTCAATAAGTAATAAGGGCAAGGTTTTGTTGGTTGCTCCCAATGATGGTAAACTCAAAACATTTTCAGTAAAGCAATAA